The Magallana gigas chromosome 6, xbMagGiga1.1, whole genome shotgun sequence genome includes the window ctagGGCAATAAACAAATGTAAGATTTGattcagttccttcgcatgatgcacatgtTACagctttattgttttcataagttaattaaactttaaactcgacacactttcaatccgtcgTTTCTGCATTTGTgtcttcaggctcggcaatagcacatctgacatggaATGGACGTTGTTTAGAAAGCAATTATTGCACTTTCTACAATTACTGCTAAATATGTATCCATTTACTATTATCTtctccaaatttaaaaacagaaaaacttTTCCGAAAATTTGGAAACCGTGTCAATTTGTCATgcactgtatgtaaaacatgtttgtaaaaccttcaatagtctatgataaagaaagataactcttttatttgttaaattacATGAtcctaaaaataaaactgggtttttataaatgtatttgtagATATGACGTATTTCAATCTAAAAATGCAATGTAGTCAGATAAAAtcccatttatttttttttttattttcgattCAAATGAACATAACATATGTAATTTGGACTTCATGTACACAACATCTTTGTTAACATCGTATCTGTAGATAAAAGCAGAACGATTATGAGGCCAGCGATTCCATTAATTGCCGGGATAGTTTTGGGCATACTAGGAAAAAATGGTAATCTTGTCTATTATATTATTCATTCTCTGTTCCTTTTACTAGTATACAATAGTACAATCGGGTAGTGTACGAAATTATCACAATAAAATCGAGATTTGCGTTTGTGAATAGCGAGCCTGGCGCGTCTTAGAAATTTAATTATTCTTAATTGTGTAAGTGAAAGTAAtagaatgataaagatataagttaaattattattattggtAATACCggcgattttttttattaatgaaaacgAACATGATCTTATTGAATATTGCAAGTGAATATGATTACCTCTGAAATTAATACAGGTTATTCATATGACGTGTGTATTCATATAGGTATAAATTTTAACAGGTATTTTATATACTCAAATCATTGGGTATACGTTTTTATTTTAACTATTTCtacaaatttgtaaaacattaaacatatataaatgcACTGCCCAAATTTAAGgaacaataacttaaaaatagatgataaaaataaataattaagacTAATATATAATAATCATCGAAGACAACTATTTACCTCGGCTCAGTCTCGATAAATAAATGCTGTTTTGTGTGACAATAAACTTTCTATCGTATTTGATCATAGCCAGTAAATAGGTacatatggagggtaatcgtgttcaaaaatccagacatgtaaacttgtaaatccgaatatgcaatcgtgttgatgtgtgagcctgagcatgaatatgtgtaattctgatcgtataacctataaaactcgggcataaacacgtgtaagatttgactcagttccttcgcatgatgcacattttgcaactttattgtttacattagttaattaaaccttcaactttgcacactttcaatccgtagtttcttcatttgtaacttcaggctcggcaatagcacatctgacatgatacaagttgacaaatgtaaagtctacaagtttgtcgaattttgacatgaccttatatggaaacagtgacgtcactgagagaaaaaggctagctgcaggtaaaggcatgccgttatcgccggaatagggactgaatattttaaaataaaaaaaaaaaattaggtaagcctataatcatgttatctctggataacaacatttcatagagtattatttttcggaaaattaaattatgagattggtgtacattttatcaagagaatgtataaaagatgcgagtaaagaattcgatcggcttcagatatcctcttagaactgaaaaaaatacatttaattaatgactttgtttgaatacacgtgtataaagatatatacgcatttttattcataggcgtCTGAACTGGgaggggggctaggggggggggggacttagcccccccaccccacttttttgccaagttagacctaaccattaggaacatagcaacaGGGAGGAATCTAcccccctactttttcctcgcaacaaacaaaaGTGTTCCTTAAAAGACattaaagagaatgaaatattaatagtgatattgaaaattaaagtcatagtaggtatactagcacccacaccccccccccccaccaccaccaccacggattaggaatttcatgatttgggggggggggggggaattgggcaggtaagattggagttattggtataccccccccccccccccggattagaattttcatgattatgggaattcaatatttttcatgattagtttaggccccccctttcaatttgcttccgacgccactgttattagagtacatgcaacaaattgttaaagtataggcctcggctgaattaagaaaaaatctccaaatgcatccttatcgctaccacaaagttgtgtcaagaccccccccccccccctccacgcgaaaaattacacggggtccgtcagctgagttgcaaagttatcgataagaaaaacaaactatttaattagaaacattggttttgagattgtgattacccggtaatatgatacataagaagcgacaccctcttttaaaaaaatgaataaaaattccaaagataaggttaactgtcgtgaaattaaaatgtgtataaattattttaagaaatgtttctttgcattgtcggcaatatatagaaaaaaagcctatcatgcaggtaaaaattgacattttttaaaaaacattttaagcaattattacgggattgagtatgacgtcctgaatgtcggttcaatacagactcactttgtgaagttggctgataaaaaatttctggagagctagtataatacagctttacagccacttgtgaactagctgcaggtctgtatagctccctgtctaaaaatacagatggacgatctttgagctacagtgcctcccatagtaaaacttcaatttacggcgcacaaaaaatatgcgctagttttttatattattattgaagattgtgttattatttatctttcacttacacaacaacaaaaggtataaatacatgtaaagtaacataaatttttccgcgaaaaattaccaaatccttgcaggtagtttattctaactaattcagaaaaataacaagagtaaaaatggggtactctatatgcaatgtttttgcccaaaaatgactaagttcaacagctgatatttttataaataatcagaaatcaaaatcctagcaatttgcatacttctgatatatacgtataaatgatctgcaaaagaacaacttcctatcttgaaaactgttcgaggagttatcggtacaataagggtacctttttgacagccactcACCCGTCTGCAATTTTTgctatttcaataatcggaaacccggttaaaaattcactctcaaaattcttagaattcagaagcaatggagttacatgggacctcacggcggtcttcgaaccccatgccgctcaaaatatatttacccccttaggaaatttcttgatccgtctcatttctagaaaagagtacgcatttacttatattccagtttaaattacatgtcaatttttttttagagatatataagatattaggcatttccttttataattccatgagaattatattacggaaattagcgcatcggcaacgatttttttttctacatgaacctctttctgtttggtccagtttcaatcatacctcaattttttttttctaaaaataataccggtgttttcgatagaaaaggtgtcgttcattaaaagcttattgcaacagttaagctgaatattatgtttatttttcgttcattccggtccggcggttacggcatgccttttcccgcagcaaggcagttgccatataaggtcatgtcaaaattcgacaaacttatTTGTCAACTtttatcatgtcagatgtgctattgccgagcctgaagttacaaacgcagaaactacggattgaaagtgtgcaaagttgaaggtttaattaactaatgtaatcaataaagttgcaaaatgtgcatcatgcgaaggagctgagtcaaatcttacacgtgtttatgcccgagttttataggttatacgatcagaattacacatattcatgctcaggctcacacatcaacacgattgcatattcggatttacaagtttacatgtctggatttttgaacacgattaccctccataggtacatgtataccgtGATACGATATGTCAACTAGTCTTCATGAAAATGGTTTTGAAAGTggagaatttaaaaatatttcaacctAATATGTCTCAAAGGAATCAGTGATATGTTGCTTAAAAagcaattaataatttttttggatttttttttttacaggaaatGGTGCGTCAGTGTCCATTCCTGATGAATCTATTAAGGAGATTTGTGCTGGAGACACAATTTGTGAAGATATCAAGCTAGAAGCAAACACTAGCCAAATAATTGAGGTCATTCTGCGGCAACAACAAAGCAATACTTTTCTTCAATGCAGTATAAGTCCCAACGAAGAACCCAAATGCGCACCAGATTCTTCTGTTTCGTTCAAGTACCAAAGAGAAACTCAAATATTACAGTTCTGCATGAAATTCAACCAAACGAAACATTCTGAAAATAAGATGGTCGTGAAAAGAAATGAAGAgatttatttgacaatattgCTTCTGTCATGCAGTAAGTGTACAACATTGATTTATAAGATTTCTGACAAAAAATGCTATAAAAAACTGAAACATTTAAGACtacaaaaagagaaaatttaacatatctttaacaataatttatcacaagatttcaaaaatatctgtATTAGTACACAACTGCTGATAATAGCTGTCGTAAGTATTTTCATGATAACTAACAGCTAGGCAATTGGAAATGTTTTTTGAGTATATGTACACACGTAACATTTAACAATACGTTGTTGTAGAGGATGATTTTAAAGCATCTGCTGTTCATAACAAAACCCACGTGACAGTCACGTGTGAGCACGATGCTTTCAAGTTTTCAAACAGCGGGATTGAAATTGAAGGAGAAAGCAACATCGTGGCGCAGTGCGTATGGAGCAGACAATGCATTGGAGCTGAAGGTTGccattttgattaaatattttgctCTTAAGGCGAACTATTCTTTCATCGTATGGTTAATGAAATAcacggtttaaaaaaaaaattaatcaagtaCTTAATGTGGTTTGACTATTAAACATTTTCAGAGGTGGCCAGTGGGATTCAGTTTATCACAGAATATGACCCAAAGATCAAATACAGTTGTGCAATGGATGGTCAGTCGGTCCAAATTAATTATACGGAACAAGAAAATCATATTCCACATCAAGGTAAATATTGTTCTTATTGATAATTAAATAAAGTAGCATCATAAATGTTAATAAGATATTAATCGTGAAAAGAAATGgagatattattataataatattgcTTCTGCCATGTCGTAAGTGtaaaacattgatttataagagaaagttttacattttttattaataattaatcatAATAGCATCATAAATGTTAATTAGTaagttaaaattgatatttaaaatttatgtgtATGTTATTTTGTTAGTTAAACTACATTTTATCTGTAATTcgattttttacattttaggaATCCCCAACTCAGATCAAGGTAAACATTGtacttaattatttaatataacaatatcaattaatgttaaaattgaCATCCAATATCCATATGATTGTATGTTATCTGTCTTCTTAAACTATatcttatcattattttttattccaGGCACTGGTAGACCCAATCTACTGACCTGtctatatttttgtattattggTTTTCTTTCTCggttatttatttacaatatgatatacaatattcATATCAATGTTATCTGACGTCCAGTAGGGTacatatggttttttttttcattttacttactatatatgtatttatttttgtacgaTTTATTGTATGTATAAGTCAAACGCATGGTTCTTGGTTAAAAACAACACATTAATCATAGTTAGCTGTGGAAAGAGCTCCTTACATGTACACAAACTCTCATACACATTTGTCGACAGATTGGATATACTTGGAGATTTTGAGATGAATGATCAATATAACGATAAACTCACTCTGAAGATTTAATTCTAAATCATTCATCCaccagatgattttttttttttacagctggcacatttttttaaacaacttcatttttttatgaGTTAATGCCAGGTTGGTTGAATTTAAGTTGCAAATTATCAACgtgatttttcaatttcatttcacatttgtgaatattctaaaaaaaaatgtttcttttcatACCCGGGTATACATATTGTTTAGAAACATTTAATCCCATTTCATAGAATTCTCAATACGAATCTAGTCAAAAACATGAATGAGTCTGAATAATATTGTCACACGCTTTTATATTTGTGTAGCAGGAATGGGTTAAATTCACGTTCTATATATTGAATTTCCCTATATATGCCCctacttttgtttataataatatttggGAGTTTCTAGTTTATATACCTACTTCCGTGGATACTATAAATAGGTTTGTTTTGACATATAGATCGATAATAATCCTTCACACGTGTTCGATCATTATAGGAAATATCCAGTTTTTGTTTATACTTTTCTATTGGTTAATATACCGGAAGTAACCTTTTTCGGGTGGTGCAAAATACAGTCAAAGGTCATACCCCTACAGTCTATTCACTAGATTTAacgttatatttttctattgtcGTGGTTTGCTATATAAAGCCCCGAAATTTGTAGTTTCTTTGCGACTTGTTAAGCATTAATTTGCTGTAAGTTTATCACTTCTCTAACATTGattatatgatattaaacaGGTTGCACCCGTTAGGAGAATAGtttgatcatttttttcattatgttcGGCCCTTAAACTAAAAGTTAGGTGTTAGGTTCTTATTAAAAGGGATTTTGTATTAAACCTAGGCCTTTCCCCCGGCTAGGTTGGCTAGCGTTCCCGTACGCTTGGATGGGGAGGGGGGATGATTTTTGTTGATGATTTCCATGGTGGTGTTGATAAGGATTTTTGTTAggaatttttttatagtaacATATTTTTTGTCTATAATGGCAGGAATTTACAATTGCtatcatcattttgtttttgtttttttttctataaagtcgtatataaatattgttgtttGTTGACCCGTCCTATTACATTTGTACAAATGTTTTATCAGGTTTGAAATCATGTGAAAGGCACTTCTACTTTTACACTACATTTATTATCATATTCTGTTAATATTACGTATGTGTGAATGTCTGTTTCTTATCttatatgcatttaaaatttctttttgcaattttgttgatatttgattaaaattcaaatttgagtCAATGTGATAAAATATTAGGAATGTTTACCGTCAAAGTATTGTTTTCATGTCCAAAGAAAAGCCATTTGCATACTTCTTGTCCTGCTCCAATGTCTCCCAAACTTATGATAAAGgcatttttttgtttctttttttatctccGCATTTATAGGAGGATTTACTCAAATTGAGAGGTACaatgattttcaaatgttttatgtTTAACCTTAATAATAAATGGTATTAAATGTGAAATGctattgatataaattctgAAACATTTTTGACACGCAATTACGAGCTTATTACTGCATTAAACTGATTCAAACTTCACAGATTCAGTACGTTCTATGGTCCATACAGCGACCTTTTTCAGCAAATACGATCTTCTGCTAGGTcgaatgctgactgacgtttttcatacttattgttagggCATTATCATTCATTGTATTGTTTATGGATTTTCAATGAAGTCGGTGGTTGAAGTGGTGACACAGTACAATTCTACAATCGTTTTCAAtgaataattcatattcaatattattattgtaCAGGATAAAGTCATTGTGCCGTCACATTTCTCTCCAGAGAGTCGATTAAGAATCCGACGGACGACAGATTTTCATTCGACCTTTACACTTTGCTATTTACTTTCAATTTAAGAAGTCGCACGATACGATTTGTGTCGAAGCAAATCGGATGTAATTGGGGTGCAAAGTCGCATAGTGTGACCGCACCGAAACTAGGTTAAATCGAAATTAAAAACGTCACAATAAAATGTTGATCCTTGTCTCTTAATTTTGCCAAATTTGCAAAAGTAATTTCTTACATGTACCgatgttgtatagcagtttttcccccatagtagcttttccccccggaaaacctactatatagtagacTTTCTCCCCGGGGGGAAaatctactatatagtag containing:
- the LOC105344322 gene encoding uncharacterized protein gives rise to the protein MRPAIPLIAGIVLGILGKNGNGASVSIPDESIKEICAGDTICEDIKLEANTSQIIEVILRQQQSNTFLQCSISPNEEPKCAPDSSVSFKYQRETQILQFCMKFNQTKHSENKMVVKRNEEIYLTILLLSCKDDFKASAVHNKTHVTVTCEHDAFKFSNSGIEIEGESNIVAQCVWSRQCIGAEEVASGIQFITEYDPKIKYSCAMDGQSVQINYTEQENHIPHQGIPNSDQGTGRPNLLTCLYFCIIGFLSRLFIYNMIYNIHINVI